One Falco biarmicus isolate bFalBia1 chromosome 13, bFalBia1.pri, whole genome shotgun sequence genomic region harbors:
- the PTX3 gene encoding pentraxin-related protein PTX3 gives MLPQEILLLLTLFCVFRASVSVLDEDDDYDLMYVNLDNEIEGPGLGTEETVSCDCQREHTKWDKLFIMLENSQMKENMMLQAMDEVLKVDLQTLKAELSQLTTNLAGTFTAAVEKVTSHIVSQVEQVLVRNSDQAEEAKRLHESEQGKVLEHVLLLSHNMSSRLSRLESTWLRRSEAEAQETAFQQDKFSPTRGDNLILNSLWKELQQTRAELKASQKWAAQHLLPAGCETAVLFPMRSKKIFGSVHSTAGMNLHSFTACIWIKVTEALDKTIVFSYGTKLNPYEIQLYLSRESAVLVVGGDQHKLAVKSIVVPGKWIHLCSSWSSENGSASLWVKGELAASALDIANAHTIPDGGILQIGQERNGCCVGGGFDEALAFSGKLTGFNMWDRVLSAKEIAAQSEEDACSTRGNIIGWGVTEVLLYGGAQYIS, from the exons ATGCTGCCCCAAGAAATACTTTTGCTGCTTACactgttctgtgttttcagggcttctgtttctgttctggaTGAAGATGATGACTATGATCTCATGTATGTGAATCTGGATAATGAAATTGAAGGTCCAGGTCTTGGTACAGAGGAAA CTGTTTCATGCGACTGCCAGCGAGAGCACACTAAATGGGACAAGCTCTTCATCATGCTTGAGAACTCGCAGATGAAAGAGAACATGATGCTGCAGGCAATGGATGAGGTCCTGAAGGTGGACCTGCAGACCctgaaagcagagctgagccagCTCACCACCAACCTCGCAGGCACCTTCACTGCTGCAGTTGAAAAAGTCACCTCCCACATCGTGTCACAGGTAGAGCAGGTGCTTGTGAGGAACAGTGACCAAGCTGAAGAAGCCAAGCGGCTTCATGAGTCTGAGCAAGGAAAGGTTCTTGAGCATGTTCTGCTGCTGAGCCACAACATGTCCAGCAGGCTCAGCCGCCTGGAGAGCACTTGGCTAAGGAGGTCTGAGGCAGAGGCTCAGGAGACAGCTTTTCAGCAGGACAAATTCAGTCCCACCAGAGGAGACAATCTCATTTTGAACTCTCTGTGGAAAGAGCTACAGCAAACCAGAGCTGAACTGAAGGCATCGCAGAAATGGGCAGCTCAGCACTTACTGCCAGCAG GGTGTGAAACAGCGGTTCTATTTCCCATGCGTTCAAAAAAGATATTTGGGAGCGTTCACTCAACTGCTGGAATGAACCTTCACTCCTTTACTGCTTGTATCTGGATCAAGGTGACCGAGGCTTTGGACAAAACTATTGTCTTCTCCTACGGAACCAAGTTAAATCCATATGAAATCCAGCTTTATCTCAGCCGGGAGTCTGCGGTGCTTGTTGTTGGTGGTGATCAACACAAGTTAGCTGTCAAAAGCATTGTTGTTCCTGGGAAGTGGATccatctctgcagctcctggagctCGGAGAACGGATCTGCATCCCTGTGGGTGAAGGGAGAGCTTGCAGCCAGTGCCTTGGACATTGCCAATGCTCACACCATTCCAGATGGAGGGATTTTGCAGATTGGTCAAGAAAGGAATGGGTGCTGTGTTGGAGGTGGATTTGATGAAGCTTTAGCCTTCTCTGGAAAATTAACTGGCTTTAACATGTGGGACAGAGTGCTCAGTGCCAAAGAGATAGCAGCACAGAGTGAAGAAGATGCATGCAGTACCAGGGGCAACATCATCGGGTGGGGAGTCACAGAAGTTTTGCTGTACGGGGGAGCCCAGTACATTTCTTAA